From a single Streptomyces sp. 1331.2 genomic region:
- a CDS encoding carboxyl transferase domain-containing protein yields MVISTVGAATGARLSPVNGAANGAAAGAVTPAAAAPAPRLGTSVDPGSAAYLANAEAHRALVAELRAKLDAAALGGGAKARARHTSRGKLLPRDRVDTLLDPASPFLELAPLAADGMYDGAAPAAGVIAGIGRVAGREVVVVANDATVKGGTYYPMTVKKHLRAQEVALENRLPCIYLVDSGGAFLPMQDEVFPDRDHFGRIFYNQARLSAAGIPQIAAVLGSCTAGGAYVPAMSDQAVIVRNQGTIFLGGPPLVKAATGEVVTAEELGGGDLHSRTSGVTDHLAEDDAHALSIVRTIVAGLGPRAAKPWPLAPVEPPAVDPAGLYGAVPVDPRTPYDVREVIARLVDGSRFAEFKAEYGATLVTGFARIHGHPVGIVANNGVLFSESAVKGAHFIELCDQRGIPLLFLQNITGFMVGRQYEAGGIAKHGAKMVNAVACTRVPKLTVVIGGSYGAGNYSMCGRAYSPRFLWMWPGAKISVMGGEQAASVLATVRRDQLEAHGEQWPAEAEEEFKRPVREQYERQGNAYYATARLWDDGVIDPMDTRTAVGLALTACANAPLAPPAPFGVFRM; encoded by the coding sequence ATGGTCATCTCAACCGTCGGCGCAGCCACCGGCGCCCGGCTCAGCCCAGTGAACGGCGCGGCGAACGGCGCAGCGGCGGGTGCCGTAACGCCCGCAGCGGCCGCGCCGGCACCCCGGCTCGGCACCTCCGTCGACCCCGGCTCGGCGGCCTACCTCGCCAACGCCGAGGCGCACCGGGCGCTGGTGGCCGAACTGCGGGCGAAGCTCGACGCGGCCGCTCTGGGCGGTGGCGCCAAGGCCCGCGCCCGGCACACCTCGCGCGGCAAGCTCCTCCCCCGCGACCGGGTGGACACCCTGCTCGACCCGGCCTCGCCCTTCCTGGAGCTGGCCCCGCTGGCCGCCGACGGGATGTACGACGGGGCGGCGCCGGCGGCCGGTGTGATCGCCGGCATCGGCCGGGTCGCCGGACGCGAGGTGGTGGTGGTCGCCAACGACGCCACCGTCAAGGGCGGCACCTACTACCCGATGACGGTGAAGAAGCACCTGCGCGCCCAGGAGGTCGCGCTGGAGAACCGGCTGCCCTGCATCTACCTGGTGGACTCCGGCGGCGCCTTCCTCCCGATGCAGGACGAGGTCTTCCCGGACCGCGACCACTTCGGGCGGATCTTCTACAACCAGGCCAGGCTCTCCGCCGCGGGCATCCCGCAGATCGCCGCCGTGCTCGGTTCGTGCACGGCCGGCGGCGCGTACGTCCCGGCGATGAGCGACCAGGCCGTGATCGTCCGCAACCAGGGCACGATCTTCCTGGGCGGGCCGCCGCTGGTGAAGGCCGCCACCGGCGAGGTGGTCACCGCCGAGGAGCTGGGCGGCGGCGACCTGCACTCCCGCACCTCGGGCGTGACGGACCACCTGGCCGAGGACGACGCCCACGCCCTCTCGATCGTCCGCACGATCGTCGCCGGACTCGGCCCGCGCGCGGCCAAGCCCTGGCCGCTCGCCCCGGTCGAGCCGCCCGCCGTGGACCCGGCGGGCCTGTACGGGGCCGTCCCGGTCGACCCGCGCACGCCCTACGACGTGCGCGAGGTGATCGCCCGGCTGGTGGACGGCAGCCGCTTCGCCGAGTTCAAGGCCGAGTACGGCGCGACGCTGGTCACCGGCTTCGCCCGGATCCACGGCCACCCCGTCGGCATCGTCGCCAACAACGGCGTGCTGTTCTCCGAGTCGGCCGTCAAGGGCGCCCACTTCATCGAGTTGTGCGACCAGCGGGGCATCCCCCTCCTCTTCCTGCAGAACATCACCGGGTTCATGGTCGGCCGTCAGTACGAGGCGGGCGGCATCGCCAAGCACGGCGCCAAGATGGTCAACGCCGTCGCCTGCACCCGCGTCCCGAAGCTGACGGTGGTGATCGGCGGCTCGTACGGCGCCGGCAACTACTCGATGTGCGGCCGGGCCTACTCGCCCCGCTTCCTGTGGATGTGGCCGGGCGCCAAGATCTCCGTGATGGGCGGCGAGCAGGCGGCCTCCGTCCTGGCCACCGTCCGCCGCGACCAGTTGGAGGCGCACGGCGAGCAGTGGCCGGCCGAGGCGGAGGAGGAGTTCAAGCGCCCCGTCCGCGAGCAGTACGAGCGTCAGGGCAACGCCTACTACGCCACCGCCCGGCTCTGGGACGACGGTGTGATCGACCCGATGGACACCCGCACCGCCGTCGGTCTCGCCCTCACCGCCTGCGCCAACGCCCCGCTGGCACCGCCCGCTCCGTTTGGCGTCTTCCGCATGTGA
- a CDS encoding SACE_7040 family transcriptional regulator: MPNVPTASALPRRDQIRREAARLFAARGFLGVGVDEIGKAVGISGPGLYRHFAGKDAMLADLLIGISERLLEEGRRRAGGGDGPAAALDALIGGHVDFALNDRDLITLHDRELLNLKEEDRRTVRRLQRGYVELWVEVVRQAYPPLADPAAEPVARAAVHAVFGLINSTPHSLGSNPGQGERSGLQRDGMATLLHTLAHGAFAAAANAASTGGASTGAASAGSASTGSASAGV; encoded by the coding sequence ATGCCGAACGTCCCCACAGCCTCCGCGCTCCCACGCCGCGACCAGATCCGCCGGGAGGCCGCGCGGCTGTTCGCCGCCCGGGGCTTCCTCGGCGTCGGCGTGGACGAGATCGGCAAGGCCGTCGGGATCAGCGGCCCCGGGCTCTACCGCCACTTCGCCGGCAAGGACGCGATGCTCGCCGACTTGCTGATCGGCATCAGCGAGCGCCTGTTGGAGGAGGGGCGTCGCCGGGCGGGCGGTGGCGACGGCCCGGCCGCAGCCTTGGACGCGCTGATCGGCGGCCACGTCGACTTCGCCCTGAACGACCGCGACCTGATCACCCTGCACGACCGCGAGCTGCTGAACCTCAAGGAGGAGGACCGCCGCACCGTCCGTCGGCTCCAGCGCGGCTACGTCGAGCTGTGGGTGGAGGTGGTGCGGCAGGCCTACCCGCCGCTGGCCGACCCCGCCGCCGAGCCGGTGGCCCGGGCCGCCGTGCACGCCGTTTTCGGTCTGATCAACTCGACCCCGCACAGCCTCGGCTCGAACCCCGGCCAGGGCGAGCGCTCGGGGCTCCAGCGCGACGGCATGGCCACGCTGCTGCACACCCTCGCCCACGGCGCGTTCGCCGCTGCCGCCAACGCGGCGTCGACCGGCGGGGCGTCGACCGGAGCGGCATCGGCGGGCTCGGCGTCGACCGGCTCGGCGTCCGCGGGCGTCTGA